The following coding sequences lie in one Miscanthus floridulus cultivar M001 chromosome 9, ASM1932011v1, whole genome shotgun sequence genomic window:
- the LOC136481253 gene encoding cation/H(+) antiporter 15-like, translating to MAATAVADPLAELWNHTMSAGRSDLFCFDPRKITMTGIWTGDNPLDFSLPLLLFQIILVTATTRAVALLLAPLRLPRYIAEILGGFLLGPSVLGRVPHFSDIAFPVRSIFILESMSLIGLVYYTFTIGVEIELHTVLRAGFRSFWFAAASALPPFLVGAVTGYVALSSAGDEDGGGTTTAAKAGQQFLNRLSFPVFLGATFCSTAFSVLARNIAELKLAGTDVGQLSISASLINDTFAWAGLTIATALAHVRYGIVPCLWTLVSGVLIVSASYLVVRPMLVRLARRVAEGEVVSEAHECWVLVGVLVAALVADSGGTHAIFGAFVFGLAVPNGPVGVAIVEKVEDFVVGTLLPLFFAMSGLRTDTAKITSTPAAVLLMVAALAAAILKVAAAVGVAAVFGMPLLDGTSIGLLLNTKGIIELIILNIGRNKRIMSDQSFTVLVFMSALITALVTPLLALVVKPARRLVFYKRRTIAWPQPDAEFHVLACVHMPRDVPALLTLLDVASPSDRSPVAVQALHLIEFAGRSSALLLINASAPSSSFEHSAHRRSQVELQFKHIAHAFMAYEENVAGVSARTMAAVSPYTTMHDDVTSAAEERHSALILLPFHKHRLVDGGMEVFHPAIQPLNQSIQRFSPCTVGILVDRGLGGVAGAGCRVAALFFGGRDDREVAALAIRMVYNPAVDLTLLRFAQKGGSFTGTEFDALKERKADDGILREFLDRANSVSAGGGGGGGAGVEYRERGVFNASEMVAQIREVEALGKDLFVVGKVPGLPALTAGMAEWSECPELGPIGDLLSSRDFQTTASVLVVQSYARPSAGGISAELGLGGDGVPTAGRPPRPDQIRRGSLGNRS from the coding sequence atggcggcgacggcggtggccgacCCGCTGGCGGAGCTGTGGAACCACACGATGTCGGCGGGCCGGTCGGACCTCTTCTGCTTCGACCCGAGGAAGATCACCATGACAGGCATCTGGACGGGGGACAACCCGCTGGACTTCTCCCTCCCGCTGCTCCTCTTCCAGATCATCCTCGTCACCGCCACCACCCGCGCCGTGGCGCTGCTGCTGGCGCCGCTCCGCCTCCCGCGCTACATCGCCGAGATCCTGGGGGGCTTCCTCCTGGGGCCCTCCGTGCTGGGCCGCGTCCCGCACTTCTCCGACATCGCCTTCCCCGTCCGCAGCATCTTCATCCTCGAGTCCATGTCCCTCATCGGCCTCGTCTACTACACCTTCACCATCGGCGTCGAGATCGAGCTCCACACCGTCCTCCGCGCGGGCTTCCGCAGCTTCTGgttcgccgccgcctccgcgctCCCGCCCTTCCTCGTCGGCGCCGTCACGGGCTACGTCGCGCTCTCCAgcgccggggacgaggacggcGGCGGAACGACGACGGCCGCCAAGGCCGGACAGCAGTTCCTCAACCGCCTCTCCTTCCCCGTCTTCCTCGGCGCCACCTTCTGCTCCACCGCCTTCTCCGTGCTCGCGCGCAACATCGCGGAGCTCAAGCTCGCCGGCACCGACGTGGGCCAGCTCTCCATCTCGGCGTCGCTCATCAACGACACCTTCGCGTGGGCCGGGCTCACCATCGCCACGGCGCTCGCGCACGTCCGCTACGGCATTGTCCCGTGCCTCTGGACGCTCGTGTCGGGCGTGCTCATCGTCAGCGCCAGCTACCTCGTGGTCCGCCCCATGCTCGTCCGCCTGGCGCGCCGCGTCGCCGAGGGCGAGGTCGTCAGCGAGGCGCACGAGTGCTGGGTCCTCGTCGGCGTCCTCGTCGCCGCGCTCGTCGCCGACTCCGGGGGCACGCACGCCATATTCGGCGCCTTCGTCTTCGGCCTCGCCGTGCCCAATGGCCCCGTCGGCGTCGCCATCGTCGAGAAGGTGGAGGACTTCGTGGTGGGCACGCTGCTGCCGCTCTTCTTCGCCATGAGCGGGCTCCGCACGGACACCGCCAAGATCACCAGCACGCCGGCGGCGGTGCTGCTGATGGTGGCCGCGCTGGCCGCGGCCATCCTCAAGGTGGCGGCCGCCGTCGGCGTCGCCGCCGTGTTCGGCATGCCGCTGCTCGACGGCACCTCCATCGGCCTGCTGCTCAACACCAAGGGGATCATCGAGCTCATCATCCTCAACATCGGCAGGAACAAGCGGATCATGAGCGACCAGTCGTTCACGGTGCTGGTGTTCATGTCGGCGCTGATCACGGCGCTGGTGACACCGCTGCTGGCGCTGGTGGTGAAGCCCGCACGGCGGCTGGTGTTCTACAAGCGGCGCACCATCGCGTGGCCGCAGCCGGACGCGGAGTTCCACGTGCTGGCGTGCGTGCACATGCCCCGCGACGTGCCGGCGCTCCTCACCCTGCTGGACGTGGCGTCGCCCTCGGACCGGTCGCCCGTGGCGGTGCAGGCGCTGCACCTGATCGAGTTCGCGGGGCGGTCGTCGGCGCTGCTCCTGATCAACGCgtcggcgccgtcgtcgtcgttcgaGCACTCGGCGCACCGGCGCAGCCAGGTGGAGCTGCAGTTCAAGCACATCGCACACGCCTTCATGGCGTACGAGGAGAACGTGGCGGGCGTGTCGGCGCGCACCATGGCGGCCGTGTCGCCGTACACGACGATGCACGACGACGTGACGTCCGCGGCCGAGGAGCGGCACTCGGCCCTCATCTTGCTGCCGTTCCACAAGCACCGGTTGGTGGACGGCGGGATGGAGGTGTTCCACCCGGCGATCCAGCCGCTGAACCAGAGCATCCAGCGCTTCTCGCCCTGCACCGTGGGCATCCTCGTCGACCGCGGCCTGGGCGGCGTGGCGGGCGCCGGGTGCCGCGTGGCGGCGCTCTTCTTCGGCGGGCGCGACGACCGCGAGGTGGCGGCGCTGGCGATCCGCATGGTGTACAACCCGGCCGTCGACCTCACGCTGCTCCGGTTCGCACAGAAGGGCGGCAGCTTCACGGGCACCGAGTTCGACGCGCTCAAGGAGCGCAAGGCCGACGACGGGATCCTGCGGGAGTTCCTGGACCGGGCCAACAGCGtcagcgccggcggcggcggcggcggcggcgcgggcgtggaGTACCGGGAGCGCGGCGTGTTCAACGCCAGCGAGATGGTGGCGCAGATCAGGGAGGTGGAGGCGCTGGGGAAGGACCTCTTCGTGGTGGGCAAGGTGCCGGGCCTGCCGGCGCTCACGGCGGGGATGGCGGAGTGGAGTGAGTGCCCGGAGCTGGGGCCCATCGGGGACCTGCTCTCGTCGAGGGACTTCCAGACCACGGCGTCGGTGCTGGTGGTGCAGTCGTACGCGAGGCCGTCTGCCGGGGGAATATCGGCGGAGCTGGGACTGGGCGGCGATGGCGTGCCCACGGCGGGGCGGCCGCCACGGCCAGATCAGATCCGTAGGGGTAGCCTCGGGAAtaggagctag